In Alphaproteobacteria bacterium LSUCC0719, the genomic window GGGAATATTGCATCGGGGCCACGACACCCGCGCTGGCTTCCCTGAACGCTATCGTAATGCAGAACATCGCCAGAAACCCCAGCAGGGATATAAGCGCAATGCCACCAAGATGGATCAGTGGCATGGGTTCATACACGGCCGGCAGGATCAGGCCCATGATCAGGAAATTGCCAATCAGCGGATAAATCAGCATCACCGATGTTTTCTCGCGCTGACCGATCTTGCGCGTGATCAGCGCATTGGTTGCCGAGGCCACTACAGCGCCAAGACAGGCAAGATGTCCCACATTCATGGATGTGGAACTTGGCTCCAGGACCACCATCACACCAAGAAAGCCGACAAGAATGGCACACCAGCGATGGAAGCCGACAGGCTCGCCAAGAATGGGAATGGACAGAGCCGTGATCAGAATGGGGGTCAGAAACAAAAGCGCATATGTCTGGGCAAGCGGCAACACCGAAAAGGCGAAAAAAGCGCAAAAGCCGGTCAGGGAGATCGCCAGGACACGGACCAGCATCAATAGCGGATAATGTGGCCACAAGCTTCCTGTCCGCGGATTCCTGAGGATATACAGGGTCACCAGCGGAAAGGAAAAAAGTACCGAAAAGAACAGGATCTGGAAGGGCGAGTAAAACGAGCCGAGATATTTGATGATCACATCATGCGTTGAGTAGAGGGCAAACCCAACCAGTGACATGACGAGACCATGCAATGATGACTTAGACTGTTCCAAATCTTACTTTCTGATAAAAATCTGATGC contains:
- a CDS encoding DMT family transporter → MSLVGFALYSTHDVIIKYLGSFYSPFQILFFSVLFSFPLVTLYILRNPRTGSLWPHYPLLMLVRVLAISLTGFCAFFAFSVLPLAQTYALLFLTPILITALSIPILGEPVGFHRWCAILVGFLGVMVVLEPSSTSMNVGHLACLGAVVASATNALITRKIGQREKTSVMLIYPLIGNFLIMGLILPAVYEPMPLIHLGGIALISLLGFLAMFCITIAFREASAGVVAPMQYSQIIWAGIFGSMFFQQNLTWTFTIGALLIISSGLYIVRREWTKTDSLQPVLSTGTFRPDIGLRPRFLLSRVFKK